Below is a genomic region from Jiangella gansuensis DSM 44835.
CTGTCCGGCAGCCTGTCCGGCACGGCCGACGCCGCCCGGCTCGCCGCCCGCGACGCCCCCGTCCCCGTGCACGTCGTCGACTCCCGGTCGCTCGGCATGGGGCTGGGCTTCGCCGTCCAGACGGCGGCGAGCGCGGCCGCGCGAGGCCTGACGGCCGACGAGGTCGCCGAGCTGGCGCGGGACCGCGCGGTCCGGTCGTCGGCGTTCTTCTACGTGGACACACTGGAATACCTGCGTCGCGGCGGCCGCGTCGGTGCGGCAACGGCGGTGGTCGGGACGGCGCTGGCGATCAAACCGCTGTTACACCTGCACGACGGGTGGATCGAGCTGCTGGAGAAGGTGCGCACGTCCGGACGGGCGCGAGCCCGGCTCGAGGACCTGGCCGTCGCCGCGGCCGCGGCGGCACCCGGGCCCGTCGACGTCGCCGTCCACCACCTCGACAACGCCACCCGCGCCGGGCAGCTGGCGCAGCGGCTGCGCGAACGGCTGCCCTCGATGAGCACCCTGGTGGTCAGCGAGGTCGGAGCGGTGATCGGCGCCCATGTCGGGCCGGGCATGCTGGCGGTTGTGATCAGCCCGCGGTGACACATGGGTCGCTGTGGGAGCCGCGTCGTGACGGCTCGGAGTTTGTCGGTGACCGTTGACAGGATGTGAGGGCAGCTCCTGCTCGTCTCGCGTCACCCGAGAGGATAGCTCCATGGCTCCGAGATCGTCCGAGGTCTTCAACCTCACCTTCGACGCCGCCGACCCGGACCGGCTGGCCCGCTTCTGGGCCACCGCGCTGGGCTACGAGATGGAACCGCCGCCTGACGGTTTCGGCTCGTGGCCGGAGGCGTTGGCGGCCTGGAACATCCCCGAGGACCGCTGGGACAGCGCCAGCGCCGTCGTCGACCCCGCCGGCGTGCTGCCGCGCATCTTCTTCCAGAAGGTCGCCGAGCCGAAAACCGCGAAGAACCGGGTTCACCTGGATGTGCGGTCCTGGCGGGGCGCCGAAGCGTCACCGGCCGAGCGCCGGGACCTGGTCGACGCCAGGGCACGCGAGCTGGT
It encodes:
- a CDS encoding DegV family protein, translating into MPERVAVVTDSTAHLATEDAVERGIEVVPLQVVVDGSAMDEGTGIGPREVAEALRRHVPVTTSRPSPRSFLDVYESAAAQGASSVVSVHLSGSLSGTADAARLAARDAPVPVHVVDSRSLGMGLGFAVQTAASAAARGLTADEVAELARDRAVRSSAFFYVDTLEYLRRGGRVGAATAVVGTALAIKPLLHLHDGWIELLEKVRTSGRARARLEDLAVAAAAAAPGPVDVAVHHLDNATRAGQLAQRLRERLPSMSTLVVSEVGAVIGAHVGPGMLAVVISPR
- a CDS encoding VOC family protein; this encodes MAPRSSEVFNLTFDAADPDRLARFWATALGYEMEPPPDGFGSWPEALAAWNIPEDRWDSASAVVDPAGVLPRIFFQKVAEPKTAKNRVHLDVRSWRGAEASPAERRDLVDARARELVEAGATVVGPVEDLGSYWVVMLDPEGNEFCVT